In a genomic window of Zingiber officinale cultivar Zhangliang chromosome 9B, Zo_v1.1, whole genome shotgun sequence:
- the LOC122025242 gene encoding transcription factor DIVARICATA-like has translation MMARRWADVLPNWLVGEDGDGRNGKWTPEENKLFEDALAEFDADVPDRWEKVAALIPGKTIGDVVSHYRELVDDVSDIEAGRFPCPLFSGAASSSFTLNWERHYEPYFVAGKRSGGRGSDQERKKGVPWTEQEHRLFLLGLKKYGKGDWRNISRNFVVTRTPTQVASHAQKYFIRLNSGSKDKKRSSIHDITTVDLPDNTRPPSPSSQPSTTITTPTLSSQFSTVVDSDQLGEVASHPSSNQLVQTQFRTQPQSSKTE, from the exons ATGATGGCCAGAAGGTGGGCGGATGTGCTTCCGAATTGGTTGGTCGGTGAGGATGGTGATGGTAGGAACGGGAAGTGGACGCCGGAGGAGAACAAGCTGTTCGAGGACGCCCTGGCTGAGTTCGACGCCGACGTGCCCGACCGGTGGGAAAAGGTGGCGGCTTTGATCCCCGGGAAGACGATCGGCGACGTGGTCAGCCATTACCGGGAGTTGGTCGACGACGTGAGCGACATCGAGGCCGGCCGCTTCCCCTGCCCTCTCTTCTCCGGCGCCGCTTCTTCGTCTTTTACCTTGAACTGGGAGAGGCATTATGAACCCTACTTCGTCGCCGGCAAGCGATCCGGTGGCAGAGGATCCGATCAGGAGAGGAAGAAAGGAGTTCCCTGGACTGAACAGGAGCACAG GTTGTTTTTGCTTGGCCTAAAGAAGTATGGCAAAGGCGATTGGAGAAACATATCGCGCAATTTCGTCGTCACCAGGACCCCTACACAAGTGGCCAGCCACGCGCAAAAGTACTTCATCCGGCTCAACTCCGGCAGCAAAGACAAGAAGAGGTCGAGCATACACGACATCACTACCGTGGACTTGCCCGATAACACTAGGCCTCCCTCACCATCATCTCAGCCATCTACTACTATCACCACACCGACTTTGTCGAGCCAATTCTCTACCGTTGTCGATTCAGATCAGCTCGGTGAAGTAGCAAGTCATCCATCGAGCAATCAGTTGGTGCAGACTCAGTTCAGAACACAACCTCAGAGTTCAAAGACTGAATGA